CCCGGCGAGATCGCCTATCCGGTACGCGCCATCTTCCGCCATACGCCCAATGTGCGGACATTGATGGGCGAGGTGGAGGCGATCGACACCGCTGGTCGCCGGGCCATCGTACAGGCCAGCGGCGAAACGCGCGCCATCCCCTACGATTACCTCATTCTGGCGGCGGGCAGCGTGACCCATTACTTCGGTCTGGCGGCGGTGGCCGAGCATTCCCTGGGCCTGAAGGATCTGCCGGAAGCGGTGGCACTGCGCAACCACATCCTGCGTCAGTTTGAGCAGGCCGCCTGGTCTGATGATCCGGCCTCCCGTGCCGCCGCAACAACGCTGGTCGTGGTGGGTGGCGGGCCGACCGGCCTGGAGACAGCGGGAGCCTTGCATGAACTGGTGAGCCGGATTCTGGAGCAGGAATACTCCCGGCTTGAGCGACCGATCACACCGCAAGTGATTCTGGTCGAAGCGGCTGACCATTTGCTCGCCTCCTATCCCGCCCCGCTGCGACAAGCCGCGCTCGATCAGCTCCGTTCGCTGGGCGTGGAAGTCGTGCTGGGTGATCCGGTCGTCGAAGCAAGCAGCGACATGATCCGCTTGAAGAGTGGCCGGGCGATCCCGACCCGGACGCTGATCTGGTCGGCAGGGGTGAAAGCCTCGCCGCTGGCGGCGGCGCTGGGCGTGCCGCTGGCCCCTGGCGGGCGCGTGCCCGTGCGCCCGACGCTGGAAGTACCCGACCTGCCGGGAGTGTATGTTGTGGGCGATATGGCCCAGGTCGAAGATGAGCATGGCCCATATCCGATGGTGATTCCGGTGGCCAAGCAGCAGGGCATCCTGGCCGCCCGCAACATCCTGCGTCAGATTCGTGGCGAACAGCCGCAGCCCTTCCGCTACCGCGATCGGGGCATGATGGCGACTATCGGGCGCAGCCGGGCGGTAGCCTGGCTCTATAACCGCATCCCGTTGCGCGGTTACGTGGCCTGGCTTGCCTGGCTGGTCTTGCACCTGCTATGGCTGATGGGCTTCCGTAACCGGCTCAACGTGCTGGTCAACTGGGTCTGGAACTACTTCACGTATGATCGAGCGGTGCGGATTATCCTGGAACATCACCGCACCGGCCGGGCGTTGCCGTCGCGGCGCACGCCGATCATTGCGGAAAAGCAGGCGGTAGAGGAGACGGAGACCCAGCGGGTCATCTGACTCTGGCATCTCTGTCCTCATCCAAGGGCGCGAATAGAACGGACATTCCGGCTTCTGCGGGCGGGTCGTGTTACAATCAGGGCGGACTGCTGGTGAGCAGGAGGGAAGCGCCTATGCCGGAAGCACGACTCGATTCTGAGGAACTGGCATCGCGCGCTGCGGCATCGCTGCTCAGCGATCCCGGCCTGCGCGAAGAGTTGACCGATGCAGAAGCTGAGCCGTTGCTCCAGTGGGGAGCCAACCAGGTCGCCCGGCTGGCCCGGCAGGCGGCTGAACAGGCCTCGCCGGAGATGCTGGACGAAGCGTTAGACAACCTGCGCCGCTTGATGATGCGCATGAATCGCCTGATCCGGCTACGCGCCGAAGGCGACACTGAGCAGGTCCGCGCAGAACTGGACCGCCTGACCATGCTGGGCGAGCGCCTGCCCGGTGCGGGTCAGCGCCTGCTTTCCAGCGAAGCGGACAGAGACTCCTTCATGGCGGAGCAAGCCACGCTGGACAACGCCCAGGTCATCGCCCGCGTGCTGGCGATGATTGCGCCGGCTGAGCCAGCGCCGCCGGGAGAACCGGCCCTGCCCGAGGAACCGGCGCCGCCGAGTAGTTCGGCGCCGCTGCCTGCCCCGGAAATCCCGGAGGCGCTGGTTGCCCCGCCCGCGCCGCAACCGATCGAAGCGCCTCCGCTGGCGGCGCGCCTTGAGCCGCCGCCAGTGCCGGGGATGTTGCCCGCTGGCCCGCTTCCTCCCACCCTGCCGGAGACTTCCGGCGCCCCTGATCCGTTTACACCGCCGGAGGCCGACGAAGAATCATGACCAAGAAGACCACCTCCCGCCGCCTGACCAGCCGATCCACACAGGTAACGCTGGGCGGCATCCTTGGAGCAATCCTGCTGGGCCTGGCCATCATCGCCCAGTTGACTGGCTACGACCTGCTGGGGCTGTTCCCGCCGCCAGCAACCGAGCTGGCGCCCGCCGAAACCGGGAACGACCTGGCCGCGCCCTTGAGCGTGTTCTTCACCGCGCCAACCGGCAGCAGTGACCGATCCACGTATGCAGGCGGGCTGGAAGAGACGCTGGCGGCGGCTATCCGCGGCGCAAGGCAGACGGTCGATGTGGCCGCCTTTGAGCTGAACAGCCGGCCCATCGCCGATGCGCTGCTCGACCGGCATCGCCAGGGCGTACGTGTGCGGCTGGTCACCGACAACGAACATGGACTGGATATCGCCCTGTACGAACGCTACCGTGCCGCTACCGGCAGCGCCAAAGAGGATATCCGGCTGCAATTCGTGACCGACCCCGACGACACGTTGCTGGACGAGTTATACGAGGCGGGCATCCCGATCGTGGACGATCGACGCAATGGCCTGATGCACAATAAGTTCGTGATCATCGACAGCAGCGAGGTCTGGACCGGCAGTTACAACCTGACGGTAAACGACACCTACCGCAATAACAACAATCTGGTGCATGTCCGCAGCGCCCGCGTCGCCGAGGACTATCAGGTCGAGTTCAACGAGATGTTCCAGGATCGCCGCTTTGGCCCGACCTCGCCAGCCAATACGCCCAATCCGCGCGTGATCGTCAACAACGTGCCGCTTGAGGTGTACTTTGCGCCGGAGGATGGTGTCATTGACCGGATCATCGAGAAGGTCAATGCCGCACAGACCTCGATGAAGTTCATGGCCTTCTCGTTCACAGAAAACGCCCTGGGCGAGGCGGTGCTCAGGCGCGTCGCTGATGGTCTGCATGTCGAGGGCGTTGTGGAAACCACCGGCAGTATCACCCAGTGGAGTGAGTTGCCCAAGTTCTTCTGCGCCGGGCTGGATGTCCGCCAGGATGGCAATCCCTATATGCTGCACCACAAAGTCATCATTCTGGATGACCAGATCACGATCATCGGCTCGTTTAACTTCTCCGGCAGCGCCACCGAAACCAATGACGAGAACCTGATGATCATCGAGGATCCGGCGATCGCGGCAAGTTACCTGGCCGAATACCAGCGCCGCTTTGCCGAAGGGCGCGTTCCGCAGGGCATCGATTGCAGCACGGTGACGCCTGTCGCGCCCTGAGCCTAACACCGTGGCTGGCTGGTCAAAGGGATGGGGTTGTACTATCATAGCCATAGAAAATCCGTGCTAGCCTGGTGAGTGTGAAACGAGTGCCGTATGCCTTTTATCGAAGCCCCAACGACGTTTTACCTCGGTCGTCGCTACGATCCCCGCGCTCAAAAGGTGCTGGACGAGATCGTCTACTACGACTCGCGCGACCTGACCACCCACGCCGTCGTGCTCGGCATGACCGGCTCCGGCAAGACCGGTCTGTGC
This DNA window, taken from Anaerolineae bacterium, encodes the following:
- a CDS encoding DUF1669 domain-containing protein, which gives rise to MTKKTTSRRLTSRSTQVTLGGILGAILLGLAIIAQLTGYDLLGLFPPPATELAPAETGNDLAAPLSVFFTAPTGSSDRSTYAGGLEETLAAAIRGARQTVDVAAFELNSRPIADALLDRHRQGVRVRLVTDNEHGLDIALYERYRAATGSAKEDIRLQFVTDPDDTLLDELYEAGIPIVDDRRNGLMHNKFVIIDSSEVWTGSYNLTVNDTYRNNNNLVHVRSARVAEDYQVEFNEMFQDRRFGPTSPANTPNPRVIVNNVPLEVYFAPEDGVIDRIIEKVNAAQTSMKFMAFSFTENALGEAVLRRVADGLHVEGVVETTGSITQWSELPKFFCAGLDVRQDGNPYMLHHKVIILDDQITIIGSFNFSGSATETNDENLMIIEDPAIAASYLAEYQRRFAEGRVPQGIDCSTVTPVAP
- a CDS encoding NAD(P)/FAD-dependent oxidoreductase, whose product is MTSQPRPQIVIVGAGFGGLFAARTLANQAVDVILIDRHNYHTFTPLLYQVATAGLDPGEIAYPVRAIFRHTPNVRTLMGEVEAIDTAGRRAIVQASGETRAIPYDYLILAAGSVTHYFGLAAVAEHSLGLKDLPEAVALRNHILRQFEQAAWSDDPASRAAATTLVVVGGGPTGLETAGALHELVSRILEQEYSRLERPITPQVILVEAADHLLASYPAPLRQAALDQLRSLGVEVVLGDPVVEASSDMIRLKSGRAIPTRTLIWSAGVKASPLAAALGVPLAPGGRVPVRPTLEVPDLPGVYVVGDMAQVEDEHGPYPMVIPVAKQQGILAARNILRQIRGEQPQPFRYRDRGMMATIGRSRAVAWLYNRIPLRGYVAWLAWLVLHLLWLMGFRNRLNVLVNWVWNYFTYDRAVRIILEHHRTGRALPSRRTPIIAEKQAVEETETQRVI